Proteins from a single region of Planktothrix tepida PCC 9214:
- a CDS encoding sigma-70 family RNA polymerase sigma factor, with the protein MDDASLCQLIREALHDPNKAKALALMIDQLPVIKAYLGKGWLPYYDEAVPMTERDVERNIKRFPKMYRLNLETVNCQNASEAANVRKHFINWVVMILKRDCHDVSRRANRQIIISINTPIGEDGSTLEKTIDSSETLNPNDTPRLSGLDKMIAEEDFLKNQEQLALMVRLLDKNLSNCYPDGYSKANCYELFKRRVLKKPPQQWRDIAEELQISLGTVTSHWHRKCKPMLPNIE; encoded by the coding sequence ATGGATGATGCGTCGTTATGCCAATTAATTCGAGAAGCCTTGCACGATCCTAACAAGGCAAAGGCATTAGCATTAATGATCGACCAATTACCAGTTATCAAGGCATATCTCGGTAAAGGTTGGCTACCTTATTATGATGAAGCTGTGCCAATGACAGAAAGGGACGTTGAGCGCAACATTAAACGATTTCCTAAAATGTATCGTTTAAATTTAGAAACTGTCAACTGTCAAAATGCTTCTGAGGCTGCTAATGTTCGGAAACACTTTATAAACTGGGTAGTGATGATTCTCAAACGGGATTGCCATGATGTAAGCAGGCGTGCAAATCGACAAATTATTATTAGCATAAACACTCCTATAGGAGAAGATGGTTCAACACTTGAGAAAACGATAGATAGCAGTGAAACTCTGAATCCCAACGATACTCCACGTCTTAGTGGTTTAGATAAAATGATTGCTGAAGAGGATTTCCTAAAAAATCAAGAACAGTTAGCATTAATGGTTCGTTTGCTAGATAAAAATTTATCAAACTGCTATCCAGATGGATATTCCAAAGCAAATTGTTATGAATTATTCAAAAGAAGGGTATTAAAAAAACCGCCTCAACAATGGAGGGATATTGCTGAAGAGTTGCAAATTAGTTTGGGAACAGTAACTTCTCACTGGCATAGAAAATGTAAGCCAATGTTACCCAATATAGAATAA
- a CDS encoding DUF1822 family protein, translating to MKNIDNFYVTIQLTKKAHEDAQKFASKQANSQKVKQVYLNTLAVYAVYDFLEWLKIQTDLNAGDSWNSLIRSFHNVADLVIPNLGKLECRPVLPGETVISLPPEVSEDRIAYVGVQFQEQLNEVELLGFYPTIDPQAPLEEIKIANLQPIETLIDYLDRLESAKDLLESNEEVARKVREKLAERSISEIAAQLERIYRTCDKYERRYAGGDFLASFTTPQQVSQGVAAFVDREGFNLGELEEFQDLAERLFEKLDEIWGNEEAEESFQTEATIGIKAKTTTIATQPGIINLSRWLENIDAIFEDGWRKLEDFINTLEGNQIFRYASAPRSRSSVTEEPSISASRVEEIALLEQRMALLFSCQLESSQTRDILLRLYPLGEDNTYLPAGVQLTVLDETGDIFLEATARSADNWIQLEFRGEAGERFSIKIALGNDSATYSFVI from the coding sequence ATGAAAAATATAGACAACTTTTATGTAACCATTCAGCTAACAAAAAAAGCACATGAAGATGCCCAAAAGTTTGCATCTAAACAAGCAAATAGTCAGAAAGTGAAACAAGTCTATCTGAACACCTTAGCTGTCTATGCTGTTTATGATTTTTTAGAATGGCTGAAAATTCAAACTGATTTGAATGCAGGAGACAGTTGGAATTCACTGATCCGCTCTTTCCACAACGTAGCAGATTTAGTAATTCCGAATTTAGGTAAACTCGAATGTCGTCCGGTTTTACCTGGAGAAACAGTTATTTCTTTACCTCCAGAAGTATCTGAGGATAGAATTGCTTATGTTGGAGTTCAATTTCAGGAACAATTAAACGAGGTAGAATTGTTGGGATTTTACCCCACAATAGATCCGCAGGCACCACTGGAAGAAATAAAAATTGCTAATCTTCAGCCGATAGAAACTTTAATTGATTACCTTGATCGCCTGGAATCAGCAAAAGATTTATTGGAGAGTAATGAAGAGGTAGCAAGAAAAGTTAGAGAAAAATTAGCAGAGCGATCGATTTCTGAAATTGCTGCTCAACTAGAGCGAATCTATCGCACTTGCGATAAATATGAACGGCGATATGCTGGGGGTGACTTTTTAGCAAGTTTTACAACTCCACAACAGGTTTCTCAGGGAGTTGCTGCATTTGTAGATAGAGAAGGATTTAATTTAGGAGAGTTAGAAGAGTTTCAAGATTTAGCTGAACGGTTGTTTGAAAAATTAGATGAAATTTGGGGGAATGAAGAAGCAGAAGAATCGTTTCAAACAGAAGCAACTATTGGCATTAAAGCTAAAACAACCACGATTGCAACACAGCCAGGAATTATAAATTTAAGCCGATGGTTAGAAAATATTGATGCTATTTTTGAGGATGGTTGGCGAAAGCTAGAAGATTTTATCAATACTCTAGAGGGCAATCAAATATTCAGATATGCTAGCGCTCCTCGTTCTCGGAGCAGTGTAACGGAAGAACCCTCAATCAGTGCGTCTAGAGTTGAAGAGATAGCATTGCTAGAACAGCGTATGGCTTTGCTTTTTAGCTGTCAATTAGAGAGCAGCCAAACGAGAGATATTCTTCTAAGGCTATATCCATTAGGCGAAGATAATACCTATTTACCAGCAGGCGTGCAATTGACTGTATTGGATGAAACAGGAGATATTTTTCTAGAAGCTACTGCTCGCAGTGCTGATAATTGGATTCAATTAGAATTCCGGGGTGAAGCAGGAGAGAGATTCAGTATCAAAATAGCACTTGGAAATGACAGTGCAACTTATAGTTTTGTTATTTAG